One genomic window of Ruminococcus gauvreauii includes the following:
- the rfbA gene encoding glucose-1-phosphate thymidylyltransferase RfbA — protein sequence MKGIILAGGSGTRLYPLTMVTSKQLLPIYDKPMIYYPMSVLMNAGIRDILIISTPQDTPQFERLLGDGHQFGVSLSYAVQPSPDGLAQAFIIGSEFIGNDTAAMVLGDNIFAGHGLKERLTAAVENAEQGKGATVFGYYVDDPERFGIVEFNSEGKAVSIEEKPEHPKSNYCVTGLYFYDNDVVKYAKELKPSARGELEITDLNRIYLDNGNLNVELLGQGFTWLDTGTHESLVEATNFVKTVEQHQHRKVACLEEIAYLNGWITKEEVWKVYEVLKKNQYGQYLKDVLDGKYLDVLH from the coding sequence TTGAAGGGAATTATTTTAGCAGGCGGTTCCGGAACACGGCTTTATCCGCTGACGATGGTAACTTCGAAACAGCTGTTGCCCATTTACGACAAGCCAATGATCTATTATCCCATGTCCGTGTTGATGAATGCCGGAATCCGTGACATACTGATTATTTCGACTCCGCAGGATACTCCGCAGTTCGAGAGGCTCTTAGGCGACGGACACCAGTTCGGGGTCAGTCTCTCCTATGCTGTTCAGCCCAGCCCGGACGGACTGGCGCAGGCTTTTATCATTGGAAGTGAATTTATTGGAAATGATACGGCGGCGATGGTTCTGGGAGATAATATTTTCGCAGGGCACGGCCTGAAAGAACGGCTGACCGCGGCGGTGGAGAACGCTGAACAGGGGAAAGGGGCGACCGTTTTCGGATATTACGTGGACGACCCGGAGCGTTTCGGGATCGTGGAATTTAACAGCGAGGGGAAAGCGGTGTCGATCGAAGAGAAGCCGGAACATCCGAAAAGCAACTACTGTGTGACCGGCCTGTATTTCTATGACAACGACGTCGTAAAATATGCGAAGGAGCTGAAGCCGAGTGCCCGGGGAGAGCTGGAGATCACGGATCTGAACCGTATCTATCTGGATAACGGGAACCTGAATGTGGAACTGCTCGGGCAGGGCTTTACCTGGCTGGATACGGGTACCCATGAGAGTCTTGTGGAGGCTACGAATTTCGTCAAGACGGTGGAACAGCATCAGCACCGCAAGGTCGCCTGCCTGGAAGAGATCGCTTATCTGAACGGCTGGATTACGAAGGAAGAAGTCTGGAAGGTCTACGAAGTCCTGAAGAAAAATCAGTATGGGCAGTATCTGAAAGACGTTCTGGATGGAAAATATCTGGATGTGCTGCATTAA
- the glmS gene encoding glutamine--fructose-6-phosphate transaminase (isomerizing) has translation MCGIVGYTGNEAAAPILLDGLSKLEYRGYDSSGIAVDGVKQDQHVIDVIKAKGPLMALCEMTDNGKAVKGTCGIGHTRWATHGEPSVVNAHPHFTKDKRIVIVHNGIIENYQELRESLEKKGYEFISQTDTEVLAHLLDHYYDGNPLEAIAKVMVRIRGSYALGILFQDCPGTIYAVRKDSPMIIGSSAEGNFIASDVPAILKYTKDVCFIQNMEIAKLTADGVKFYDIDQEEISKEFSRIEWDAEAAEKGGFAHFMLKEIYEQPKAVADTISPRIKDNEIVIEELKMTDEEIRNIRRIQMVACGSAYHVCMSAKYVLEQMTQIAVDVDLASEFRYRKPVMEEHTLVIVVSQSGETADSLAALREARKRGFQVLGIVNVVGSSIAREADSVFYTWAGPEISVATTKAYSTQLAAMYLIGIHFGKVRGVVSEDEYAAYLKELQKLPDKIKRILDEKERIQWFANKFSHSHDIFFIGRGLDYAISMEGSLKLKEISYIHSEAYAAGELKHGTISLIENGTLVVGVATQSELFEKVISNMVEVKSRGAYVMGLTSYGNYSIEDTADFTIYVPKTAECFANSLAVIPLQLLAYYVSLAKGLDVDKPRNLAKSVTVE, from the coding sequence ATGTGCGGTATTGTAGGATATACGGGAAACGAGGCGGCAGCTCCCATTCTGTTGGATGGCCTGTCGAAACTGGAGTACCGCGGCTATGATTCCTCGGGAATCGCAGTGGACGGTGTGAAGCAGGATCAGCATGTGATCGATGTGATCAAGGCAAAGGGTCCGCTGATGGCGCTGTGTGAAATGACCGACAACGGCAAGGCGGTAAAGGGAACCTGCGGAATCGGGCATACCAGATGGGCGACACACGGGGAACCTTCCGTCGTGAATGCGCATCCGCATTTTACGAAAGATAAGCGGATCGTTATCGTGCATAACGGGATTATCGAAAACTACCAGGAGCTGAGAGAAAGTCTGGAGAAAAAGGGATATGAGTTTATCTCCCAGACAGATACCGAGGTTCTCGCCCATCTGCTGGATCACTATTATGATGGAAATCCGCTGGAGGCGATCGCCAAGGTGATGGTACGTATCCGCGGCTCCTATGCACTGGGCATCCTGTTCCAGGACTGTCCGGGAACGATCTATGCCGTCAGAAAAGACAGCCCGATGATCATCGGCAGCAGCGCGGAGGGGAACTTTATCGCCTCTGATGTGCCGGCGATCTTAAAATATACGAAGGATGTATGCTTTATCCAGAACATGGAGATCGCAAAGCTGACCGCGGACGGCGTGAAATTCTACGATATTGACCAGGAAGAGATCAGCAAAGAGTTCAGCAGGATCGAATGGGACGCGGAAGCCGCAGAAAAAGGCGGATTTGCGCATTTTATGCTCAAAGAGATCTACGAGCAGCCGAAAGCCGTCGCAGACACCATCAGCCCGAGGATTAAGGATAACGAGATCGTCATCGAGGAACTGAAGATGACGGACGAGGAGATCAGAAATATCCGCCGGATTCAGATGGTAGCCTGCGGATCGGCATACCACGTCTGCATGAGCGCCAAATACGTTCTGGAGCAGATGACGCAGATCGCAGTGGATGTGGATCTGGCAAGTGAATTCCGCTACCGCAAGCCGGTGATGGAGGAACACACGCTTGTCATCGTGGTCAGCCAGTCCGGTGAGACCGCAGATTCCCTGGCAGCGCTGCGGGAAGCCCGCAAACGCGGGTTTCAGGTGCTGGGAATCGTAAATGTAGTCGGCAGCTCCATCGCGAGGGAGGCGGACAGTGTATTCTATACATGGGCGGGCCCGGAGATATCGGTGGCCACGACCAAGGCGTACAGTACGCAGCTGGCTGCCATGTACCTGATCGGCATTCATTTCGGAAAGGTCCGCGGGGTGGTATCGGAGGATGAGTATGCAGCTTATCTGAAAGAGCTTCAGAAACTCCCGGATAAGATTAAAAGAATACTGGATGAGAAGGAGCGGATTCAGTGGTTTGCGAATAAATTCTCCCACAGCCATGATATTTTCTTCATTGGCCGCGGACTGGACTATGCGATCTCGATGGAGGGATCTTTGAAGCTGAAGGAGATTTCCTATATCCACTCCGAGGCCTATGCGGCGGGCGAGCTGAAACACGGCACGATCTCACTGATCGAGAACGGAACGCTTGTCGTCGGCGTTGCGACCCAGTCGGAATTATTTGAAAAGGTAATCAGCAACATGGTCGAGGTGAAGAGCCGCGGTGCCTATGTGATGGGGCTGACTTCTTATGGGAATTATTCGATTGAAGATACGGCAGACTTTACCATCTACGTGCCGAAGACGGCCGAATGTTTTGCAAACAGTCTGGCGGTGATCCCGCTGCAGCTGCTGGCATATTACGTGTCACTGGCGAAGGGACTGGATGTGGATAAACCACGGAACCTGGCAAAATCGGTGACGGTGGAATAA
- a CDS encoding MerR family transcriptional regulator, whose product MEQTKYYTSGEFARMARVSVRTIRFYDKQNILRPSYVNDYGKRFYTDSDLARLQQILLLKYLGFSLDDIRNMTINDSDTHMLINSLNLQLKLIRDRIEQLQMVEKAIQDTTSVIETDHCIDWSRMLELIHLTNMEKSLKSQYQNATNISARINLHTLYAQNTQGWFPWIYQQCGLRSGMRVLELGCGNGALWTENLASIPDGIRVIMSDISEGMIRDARRAIGPEDGRFSFEVVDCRQIPYPDACFDVVIANHLLFYCDDVPNVCAGIARVLKPGGRLICSTYSANHMREINELVRTFDDRITLSADRLYERFGLENGGELLRPYFDDVQTVIYEDSLLVDVPEPLIEYILSCHGNQNQYILDRYKEFRQFVEKKTRKGFHITKEAGIFICVT is encoded by the coding sequence ATGGAACAAACAAAATACTATACGTCCGGTGAGTTCGCCCGTATGGCGAGGGTGTCCGTGCGGACGATCCGTTTTTATGACAAGCAGAACATACTCAGGCCTTCGTACGTCAATGATTACGGAAAGCGTTTCTATACAGATTCGGATCTTGCGCGGCTTCAGCAGATCCTTCTGCTCAAATATCTTGGATTTTCACTGGACGATATCCGGAATATGACGATCAATGATTCAGATACTCATATGCTCATCAATTCCCTGAACCTGCAGCTCAAACTGATCCGTGACCGGATCGAGCAGCTGCAGATGGTGGAAAAGGCGATACAGGATACGACTTCTGTGATCGAGACGGATCACTGCATCGACTGGAGCCGGATGCTGGAACTGATTCATCTGACCAACATGGAAAAAAGCCTGAAAAGCCAGTATCAGAACGCTACAAATATATCTGCCAGGATCAACCTGCATACACTGTACGCACAGAACACGCAGGGGTGGTTCCCCTGGATCTATCAGCAGTGCGGTCTGCGTTCGGGGATGCGTGTGCTCGAGCTCGGATGCGGGAACGGAGCGCTGTGGACGGAGAACCTGGCGTCCATACCGGACGGCATCCGGGTGATCATGTCTGACATCTCGGAGGGGATGATCCGTGACGCGAGGCGGGCGATTGGTCCGGAGGACGGACGCTTTTCCTTCGAGGTGGTTGACTGCCGGCAGATTCCTTATCCTGACGCGTGTTTCGACGTGGTCATCGCCAATCATCTGCTTTTCTACTGCGATGACGTGCCAAACGTGTGCGCCGGCATTGCGCGCGTGCTGAAACCGGGGGGCAGGCTGATCTGCAGTACTTACAGCGCGAATCATATGAGAGAGATCAATGAACTGGTGCGCACATTTGATGACCGGATTACGCTGTCTGCAGACAGGCTGTATGAACGGTTCGGGCTGGAAAACGGCGGGGAACTGCTTCGGCCATATTTTGATGATGTTCAGACCGTGATATATGAAGACTCTCTGCTGGTAGATGTGCCGGAACCGCTGATCGAGTATATTCTTTCCTGCCATGGAAATCAGAATCAGTACATTCTGGACCGTTATAAGGAATTTCGTCAGTTTGTGGAGAAAAAAACAAGAAAGGGCTTTCATATCACGAAAGAGGCGGGAATTTTTATCTGTGTTACGTGA
- a CDS encoding immunoglobulin-like domain-containing protein, whose amino-acid sequence MRKLYLVGVAVVGILLAAGAVWVVVTQDREGPVITIDETQQITWQADMEKTKLLQGVTAVDDKDGDVTDTLIVESIKPQPTGDEAVVTYVAKDSSHNVTKATRKVTYSASDEDTSGGAEPQAEEQPEAADQTQEGAENGDTAQGQAAETDAAAQTPEELEQQAQAQRDAAIAALSPGAPRFYLKQHYVTISAGEEFNKLSWVEDITDDKDDRSRLFRDIRVEGDVNRNEPGTYELAYYAADSDGNRSNREILTVTVN is encoded by the coding sequence ATGAGAAAACTTTACCTTGTAGGCGTTGCAGTCGTCGGGATACTGCTGGCTGCGGGAGCCGTATGGGTAGTTGTTACACAGGACCGCGAGGGACCGGTGATTACTATAGATGAGACGCAGCAGATTACCTGGCAGGCGGATATGGAGAAGACCAAGCTGCTGCAGGGAGTGACTGCGGTAGACGATAAAGACGGCGATGTGACGGATACCCTGATCGTAGAGTCCATTAAGCCTCAGCCGACTGGAGACGAGGCGGTGGTGACGTATGTGGCAAAGGACAGCAGCCATAATGTAACGAAAGCGACCAGGAAAGTCACGTACTCCGCCTCAGATGAGGATACTTCCGGCGGAGCAGAACCGCAGGCTGAAGAGCAGCCGGAAGCGGCAGATCAGACGCAGGAAGGTGCGGAGAACGGAGATACTGCACAAGGACAGGCTGCAGAGACAGACGCCGCGGCACAGACTCCGGAGGAGCTGGAGCAGCAGGCACAGGCACAGCGGGATGCGGCGATTGCGGCACTGTCCCCGGGTGCACCGCGCTTTTATCTGAAGCAGCACTATGTGACGATCAGCGCGGGGGAAGAGTTCAACAAGCTTTCCTGGGTGGAGGACATTACGGATGACAAGGATGACAGATCCCGTCTGTTCCGTGACATCCGCGTGGAAGGCGATGTGAACAGAAATGAACCGGGAACGTACGAGCTTGCATATTATGCGGCGGACAGTGACGGCAACCGCTCGAACCGTGAGATTCTGACGGTTACCGTTAATTAA
- a CDS encoding VanZ family protein, giving the protein MDLYEIFIHQNPPWSSGETVCFAVFLCLFFMSVTVLVRKKKIKAVQGAAVLLIYIFLFVVFASTVFTRVPTPEPNYELQLFWSYRYVIENRSAGMLEEILLNCILLLPLGVLLPFALHRPMRAWIAVLAGLLVSSCIEVCQLVFHRGLFEWDDIIHNTLGCVAGYVIARKVYRFVMCRKN; this is encoded by the coding sequence ATGGATTTATATGAAATTTTTATACACCAGAATCCGCCATGGTCATCCGGGGAGACGGTCTGTTTTGCTGTCTTCCTGTGCCTGTTCTTCATGAGTGTGACTGTACTGGTCAGAAAGAAGAAGATCAAGGCCGTGCAGGGAGCAGCGGTTTTACTGATTTATATCTTTCTGTTTGTCGTATTCGCGTCGACGGTATTTACCAGGGTGCCGACTCCGGAGCCGAACTACGAGCTGCAGCTGTTCTGGTCGTACCGCTATGTGATCGAAAACCGCAGTGCGGGAATGCTGGAAGAGATTCTGCTCAATTGTATACTGCTGCTGCCGCTCGGGGTGCTGCTGCCGTTTGCGCTGCACAGGCCGATGCGAGCATGGATTGCGGTTCTGGCAGGACTGCTGGTCTCCTCGTGTATCGAAGTATGCCAGCTTGTGTTTCACCGGGGACTGTTTGAGTGGGATGATATCATACACAATACGCTGGGATGCGTGGCCGGTTACGTGATAGCCAGGAAAGTATACCGCTTCGTGATGTGCAGGAAGAATTAG
- a CDS encoding CpsD/CapB family tyrosine-protein kinase, with protein sequence MNRITIGEESSRTNREKEVYRTLRTNIEFTGVENRAIAITSCTPNDGKTTVSYNLACAFADGGKKTLLVDADLRKSVLFHRLQVQDSVKGLSHYLSGQENIGDVICSTNRKNLFLLPSGLFPTNPTELLGNERFAQMLPILKKTFDYVLIDTPPLSNVIDAAVVAKECDASLLVLAADNSSRGVAKTVAEQLRSANSNLLGVVLNKVDVRRGSYYGRRYGGYDSYYSYDA encoded by the coding sequence ATGAATAGAATAACCATCGGGGAAGAGTCCAGCCGGACAAACCGTGAGAAGGAGGTCTACCGGACACTGCGGACGAATATCGAGTTCACAGGTGTGGAAAACCGGGCGATCGCGATCACGAGCTGTACTCCGAATGACGGAAAAACGACAGTTTCTTATAATCTGGCATGTGCTTTTGCGGATGGCGGAAAGAAAACACTGCTGGTGGATGCGGATCTGAGAAAATCCGTACTGTTTCACCGGCTTCAGGTTCAGGATTCGGTTAAGGGACTGAGCCATTACCTGTCGGGACAGGAGAACATCGGGGACGTGATCTGCTCGACGAACAGAAAGAACCTTTTCCTGCTTCCATCCGGGCTGTTTCCGACGAATCCTACAGAGCTCCTGGGCAATGAGCGTTTTGCGCAGATGCTTCCGATTCTGAAGAAGACGTTTGATTACGTACTGATCGATACACCGCCGCTCTCCAACGTGATCGACGCGGCAGTCGTGGCAAAGGAGTGTGACGCTTCGCTTTTGGTTCTGGCGGCAGACAATTCATCACGCGGAGTAGCGAAAACGGTAGCAGAACAGCTCCGTTCTGCCAACAGCAATCTGCTGGGCGTCGTGTTGAATAAAGTTGATGTCCGCCGCGGCAGTTACTATGGAAGACGGTACGGCGGATACGACAGCTATTACAGCTATGATGCGTAA
- a CDS encoding type II toxin-antitoxin system RelE/ParE family toxin, whose translation MKYKIEILPTAWEDLKKIEDHYAVTFDVDTAFKVGDHILDSLERLEDFPDSGSLTPDEWLNKRGYRMVICQKHVAIYRMIGEIVYIYHIADTQSDYTKLFTK comes from the coding sequence ATGAAATATAAGATTGAAATACTTCCTACAGCATGGGAGGATTTAAAGAAAATTGAGGATCATTATGCGGTCACATTTGATGTGGACACTGCATTTAAAGTAGGTGATCATATTCTTGACAGCCTTGAACGCCTGGAAGACTTTCCTGATTCTGGATCATTGACTCCCGATGAGTGGTTAAATAAAAGAGGATATCGCATGGTCATCTGTCAAAAGCATGTTGCCATATACAGGATGATCGGTGAAATTGTTTATATTTATCATATTGCAGATACACAGAGTGACTACACAAAGCTCTTTACAAAATAA
- the glmM gene encoding phosphoglucosamine mutase, which produces MGKYFGTDGFRGEANVNLTVEHAYKIGRFLGWYYGRNKKDERCKAVIGKDTRRSSYMFEYALAAGLTASGADAYLLHVTTTPSVSYVARTEDFDCGIMISASHNPYYDNGIKLINSNGEKMDEGTILKVEAYIDGIAGEIPLATKEKIGRTVDYSAGRNRYVGYLISLATRSYKNMRVGLDCANGSAWMIAKSVFDALGAKTYVINNEPDGTNINMGCGSTHMEGLQQLVREKKLDVGFAFDGDADRCLCVDENGEVVDGDLIIYIYGCYMKERGKLVGNKVVTTVMSNFGLYKALDEAGIEYEKTAVGDKYVYENMAENGYRIGGEQSGHIIFRKYATTGDGILTALKMMEVILEKKKPLSVLASPVTIYPQVLKNIRVTDKAKAQGDMAVQAAVKRAADELGDDGRILVRESGTEPVVRVMVEAPEYEQCERLVDQVLDVIIMNGYRED; this is translated from the coding sequence ATGGGAAAATATTTCGGAACAGACGGTTTCCGCGGTGAGGCCAATGTAAATTTGACAGTAGAGCACGCATACAAGATCGGCCGGTTTCTCGGCTGGTACTACGGCAGAAATAAAAAAGATGAGCGCTGCAAGGCGGTGATCGGCAAGGACACAAGAAGATCCTCATATATGTTTGAATATGCGTTGGCGGCAGGTCTGACAGCTTCCGGCGCGGATGCGTATCTGCTGCATGTGACGACGACGCCGAGTGTTTCTTATGTGGCGCGGACGGAAGACTTTGACTGCGGGATCATGATTTCGGCGAGCCACAACCCATACTATGACAATGGAATCAAGCTGATCAACAGCAACGGCGAGAAGATGGATGAGGGGACCATACTGAAAGTCGAGGCTTACATAGACGGCATTGCGGGAGAGATTCCGCTGGCTACGAAGGAGAAGATCGGACGCACCGTGGACTATTCCGCGGGCAGGAACCGTTATGTAGGATATCTGATCTCTCTGGCGACACGTTCCTATAAGAACATGCGGGTCGGACTCGACTGTGCGAACGGCAGTGCGTGGATGATCGCCAAGAGCGTCTTTGATGCGCTTGGAGCCAAGACTTATGTGATCAACAATGAACCTGACGGCACCAACATCAATATGGGCTGCGGATCGACTCATATGGAAGGACTGCAGCAGCTCGTGAGAGAGAAGAAGCTGGACGTGGGCTTTGCATTCGACGGGGATGCCGACCGCTGCCTCTGCGTGGATGAAAACGGTGAGGTGGTCGACGGGGATCTGATCATCTATATCTACGGCTGTTATATGAAGGAACGCGGAAAACTGGTGGGCAACAAGGTCGTGACAACGGTAATGTCAAACTTCGGACTCTATAAGGCGCTTGATGAGGCTGGGATTGAATATGAAAAGACGGCTGTCGGTGATAAATACGTATATGAGAATATGGCGGAAAACGGATACCGTATCGGCGGAGAGCAGTCCGGGCATATTATCTTCCGGAAATATGCGACGACGGGTGACGGCATCCTGACGGCACTCAAGATGATGGAAGTGATTCTGGAGAAGAAAAAACCGCTCAGTGTTCTGGCATCCCCGGTTACGATTTATCCTCAGGTCCTGAAGAATATCCGGGTGACAGATAAGGCGAAGGCACAGGGAGATATGGCGGTGCAGGCTGCAGTGAAGCGTGCGGCTGATGAGCTCGGCGATGACGGCCGCATCCTCGTGCGCGAGAGCGGAACAGAGCCGGTAGTCCGCGTGATGGTGGAGGCGCCGGAATATGAGCAGTGTGAGAGACTTGTAGACCAGGTGCTGGATGTTATTATCATGAACGGCTACAGGGAGGATTAA
- the rfbB gene encoding dTDP-glucose 4,6-dehydratase — protein MTIIVTGGAGFIGSNFIFHMLAKYPDYRIICLDCLTYAGNLSTLAPVMENPNFRFVKESITDREAVDRLFEEEHPDMVVNFAAESHVDRSIENPEVFLDTNIKGTAVLMDACRKYGIQRYHQVSTDEVYGDLPLDRPDLFFTEETPIHTSSPYSSSKAGADLLVLAYHRTYGLPVTISRCSNNYGPYHFPEKLIPLMIANALNDRPLPVYGKGENVRDWLYVEDHCRAIDQIIHRGRIGEVYNIGGHNEMKNIDIVKMICKELGKPESLITYVTDRKGHDMRYAIDPAKIHAELGWLPETMFADGIKKTIRWYLEHREWWETIISGEYQNYYETMYGNR, from the coding sequence ATGACGATTATCGTGACCGGCGGCGCCGGTTTTATCGGAAGTAACTTTATTTTTCATATGCTCGCAAAGTATCCTGATTACCGGATCATATGTCTGGACTGCCTGACTTACGCCGGGAATCTCTCGACTCTCGCTCCGGTGATGGAAAATCCGAATTTCCGCTTTGTGAAAGAGAGCATTACGGACAGGGAGGCGGTAGATCGGCTGTTTGAGGAAGAGCACCCGGATATGGTGGTGAATTTTGCAGCAGAGAGTCATGTCGACCGCTCGATCGAGAACCCGGAAGTGTTTCTGGATACCAATATCAAGGGAACGGCGGTGCTCATGGATGCATGCCGGAAATACGGAATCCAGAGATATCATCAGGTTTCCACGGATGAAGTGTACGGTGATCTGCCCCTGGACAGGCCGGATCTGTTCTTTACGGAGGAGACGCCGATTCACACGAGCAGCCCGTACAGCTCCTCGAAGGCGGGTGCGGATCTGCTGGTGCTTGCCTATCACCGCACATATGGACTGCCGGTGACCATCAGCCGCTGCTCCAACAATTACGGGCCGTATCATTTCCCGGAAAAGCTGATCCCACTGATGATTGCCAACGCGCTGAACGACCGTCCGCTGCCGGTGTACGGCAAAGGCGAGAATGTGCGCGACTGGCTGTATGTCGAGGATCACTGCAGGGCGATCGATCAGATCATCCACAGAGGGCGTATCGGCGAAGTCTATAATATCGGCGGACACAATGAGATGAAAAATATTGATATCGTGAAGATGATCTGTAAAGAACTTGGAAAACCGGAAAGCCTGATCACGTATGTGACGGACCGAAAGGGCCATGATATGCGCTATGCGATCGATCCGGCCAAGATTCATGCGGAACTCGGCTGGCTGCCGGAAACCATGTTTGCAGACGGTATCAAAAAGACGATCCGGTGGTATCTGGAACACAGGGAATGGTGGGAGACGATCATATCCGGGGAATACCAGAATTACTATGAGACAATGTACGGGAACCGATAG
- the rfbD gene encoding dTDP-4-dehydrorhamnose reductase, with protein MKVLVTGVKGQLGHDVVDELTKRQHEAVGVDIEEMDITDLASVEKTIKSVNPDAVVHCAAWTAVDAAEDCIDQVRLVNTVGTENVAKLCRELDIKMMYISTDYVFSGTGTDFWEPDDLDRQPLNVYGQTKYEGEIAIEHLLDKYFIVRIAWVFGVNGKNFIKTMLNLGKNHDKLTVVCDQIGSPTYTYDLARLLVDMIETEKYGRYHATNEGICSWYEFACEIFRQAAAMGRSEYDAEHLTVEPVTADHYPSKAKRPSNSRMSKEKLTENGFERLPAWQDAVARYLKEIEF; from the coding sequence ATGAAAGTATTAGTAACCGGTGTTAAGGGACAGCTTGGTCATGATGTGGTAGACGAACTCACAAAACGGCAGCACGAGGCTGTCGGTGTGGATATCGAAGAAATGGATATCACCGATCTGGCTTCCGTAGAGAAGACGATAAAGAGTGTGAATCCGGATGCGGTCGTCCACTGTGCGGCGTGGACGGCAGTCGATGCGGCGGAGGACTGCATCGATCAAGTGCGGCTGGTGAATACGGTCGGCACGGAGAATGTGGCAAAGCTGTGCCGGGAGCTGGATATTAAGATGATGTATATCAGTACGGACTATGTATTCAGCGGAACGGGAACGGATTTCTGGGAGCCGGACGACCTGGACCGTCAGCCGCTCAACGTGTACGGACAGACGAAATATGAGGGTGAGATCGCGATTGAACACCTGCTGGACAAGTATTTTATCGTCCGCATCGCCTGGGTATTCGGTGTAAACGGTAAGAATTTTATCAAGACGATGCTGAATCTGGGAAAAAATCACGATAAACTGACGGTTGTCTGTGATCAGATCGGAAGCCCCACCTATACGTATGACCTCGCGCGGCTGCTGGTCGATATGATCGAAACAGAGAAGTACGGGCGTTATCATGCGACAAACGAGGGAATCTGCTCCTGGTATGAATTTGCCTGTGAGATCTTCCGCCAGGCGGCAGCGATGGGGCGCAGTGAGTATGACGCCGAACATCTGACGGTGGAGCCGGTCACTGCCGATCATTACCCTTCTAAGGCGAAACGGCCTTCCAACAGCCGGATGAGCAAAGAGAAACTGACGGAGAACGGATTTGAGAGACTGCCGGCGTGGCAGGATGCGGTGGCGCGGTATCTGAAAGAAATTGAGTTTTAA
- a CDS encoding CpsB/CapC family capsule biosynthesis tyrosine phosphatase encodes MIDIHCHILPGVDDGAKDTQETEKMLRIAYNEGIRCIIATPHYHGGMKPEVWKKRRAALASTVAMAKEISPDLHIISGAEIYYSQEAVEDLMMGDVWTLNASKYVLIEFATYVEFTYIRQAVQTLQYNGYLPILAHIERYDALLIEENVEELVRMGAYIQVNAGSVIGRDGRDIKKYLLQLLKKRYIHFIGTDAHGSAHRRPLMKKCAAYIEKKTDKTYRRQVCLENARKIIRREYIDE; translated from the coding sequence TTGATTGATATACATTGCCATATACTGCCCGGTGTGGACGACGGGGCAAAGGATACACAGGAGACAGAGAAGATGCTGCGGATCGCCTATAATGAGGGGATTCGCTGCATCATTGCGACGCCTCACTATCACGGCGGTATGAAGCCGGAGGTCTGGAAAAAAAGAAGAGCCGCACTGGCATCCACGGTCGCGATGGCGAAAGAGATTTCACCGGATTTGCATATTATCTCCGGAGCGGAGATTTATTACAGCCAGGAGGCGGTGGAAGACCTGATGATGGGGGATGTGTGGACCCTGAATGCCAGTAAATATGTGCTGATCGAGTTTGCGACCTATGTGGAATTCACGTATATCCGGCAGGCAGTGCAGACGCTGCAGTATAACGGGTATCTCCCGATCCTGGCTCATATCGAACGGTATGACGCCCTTTTGATTGAAGAAAATGTGGAAGAGCTGGTCAGGATGGGTGCCTATATTCAGGTGAACGCCGGGAGCGTGATCGGAAGAGACGGACGGGATATCAAGAAATACCTGCTGCAGCTGCTGAAGAAACGGTACATCCATTTCATCGGAACGGATGCGCACGGCAGCGCACACAGGCGGCCATTGATGAAGAAGTGCGCGGCATATATTGAGAAAAAAACAGATAAAACATATAGAAGGCAGGTATGCCTGGAGAACGCAAGGAAAATTATCAGGAGGGAATACATAGATGAATAG
- a CDS encoding type II toxin-antitoxin system prevent-host-death family antitoxin — protein MIIKASTSLRNEYALISELAKNMEEPIYITKNGEGDAVFMSIEAFERREQVLELRAKVLQAEEERLSGIKTMSIADARKGLRERLNEI, from the coding sequence ATGATTATTAAAGCGTCTACCAGCTTAAGAAATGAATATGCATTGATTTCAGAACTTGCGAAAAACATGGAAGAACCTATATATATTACAAAAAATGGTGAAGGTGATGCGGTGTTTATGAGTATTGAGGCATTTGAACGCAGAGAACAGGTACTTGAACTTCGGGCTAAAGTACTGCAGGCGGAGGAAGAGCGTTTAAGCGGCATTAAAACTATGAGTATTGCAGATGCCCGAAAAGGATTGAGAGAACGGTTAAATGAAATATAA